TTAAAGATTTTATCTGTTACTCCTGTGATTTCAATTACTTTTTTTATGTCTAAAACTCTTCAGGCCACACCTGTCTCTCTTTCAGCTATGTATCCCCTGTTCTACCTTCTATGTAGATATTTGAAACTAAAGATACCTTATTGCTTTCCAGACCAGTGTACCCACTGTCACTAAAGGTCACTGTCATCACCCAAAACTGGCTAATTATCCTTGACATCTCCTTCTCTCACCCCTCCCAccaatattcattcattctggttgattctttcttttaatcCAGTCCCCATACTGGACTACTGAAATAGCCTTACAAGGGATCTTCAAGCCTTCACCTtaccctcccactccccaccacTACACACATTGTCTGTTGCTGTAGACAGAGGAATATGTTTCCATAAAACAGCAGATCTAATCATGTCATGTATTTTATCAAACTTTTTCAAATCCTTATTATGGCTTTCTCTTCACTTCAGGGTAAAGTCCTTAGAATGTTTTTTAGGGTTCTGTTTGAACTGGCTTGCCCTTAGGCTTTATGTCTCATTTCTGGTGTTTAATACTTGGGCATTACTATGTCTCCTTTATTCTTCCAAAGTACTGAGCTTGATTCCttttgtatgttcattttgtctctctactttttcctttctttttcttttttttttttttttttttgagacggagtctagctctgtcacccaggctggaatgcagtggcataatctcggctcactgcaaactccacctcccgggttcacgccattctcctgcctcagcctcccgtgtagctgggactacaggggccccccaccgcacccagctgattttttgtatttttagtagagacggggtttcaccgtgttagtcaggatggtcttgatctcctgacctcatgatccacccatctcggcctcccaaagtgctgggattacaggcgtgagccaccgcgcccggcctttttgttgttttttttttttttttgagatggagtctcgctctgtcgcccaggctggagtgcagtggcgcgatcttgcctcactgcaacctctgcctcccgggttcaagtgattctcctgcctcagactcccaagcagctgggactacaggcatgtgccaccacgcccagttaattttttgtatttttagtagagacggggtttcaccatgttagccaggatggtctcgatctcctgacctcatgatccgcctgcctcagcctcccaaagtgttgggattccagacgtgagccaccgtgcctggcctacttttccCTTTCACATGTCTAAAGGGGACCCAGACTATATCAGGTCCCCTCTGCTCTACATTCTGTAGCACCCCATACTTGCAGTTTTGTAACTCCCGTATTTGAAATGATTCATTTAATGTCTTTATCCAGCTATGACACAAGTTGGAGCCGGATagggtgtctggcttctttttccAGTGTCTAGCACTGATTAGTCACCCAAATCCCAGTCTGCTTGCATGAGTCCCTGAGTCTCTGTAGGATTGTATAGTAGCTTACAGGTCCCTTTATGTTCTTCCTGTGAATGAGAATCAGGAAAACCCAGAtaggatcttcttttttttttgagctggagtctcgctctgtctcccaagctggagtgcaatcatgtaatcttggctcgctgtagcctctgcctcctgggttcaagtgattctcccacctcattctcctgagtagctgggattacaggcacctgccatcatgcccagctaatttttatattcttatggagacagggtttcgccatgttggctaggctggtctcaaactcctaacctcaggtgatccacctgccttggcctcccaaagtgctgggattacaggcctaagccactgctTCCAGCCAAGTATCTTCTTAAAACTTTAAAGTTCAATGCAAAAGCACAGACTTCACTGAGAAGTCCACAAGACCAAGCTTATTATGTACTTGAgcagacttattttattttttcatgtcttcCAAGTTCTTGACTCTGGTAAAAATCATCTCTGGATCTTCCCTTTTTCCTTGAATAATGCTGCCAGTTCTGCTTCTCACTTCAAGGttaaatggagagatatttttgaatgaatagttttgataatgacatttttaaaaataagcatttacaGAAACTggtatttttgcaacttttttgtaAGTCAAAACTTATTTcacaattaaatttatttttgtttctttttaactgCAGCCTGTCCTCTGACACTGAGCTATACCTGAAGAAAAACTGTTTAATTGATATGACATCTTGAAGAAAGGACAATCAGTGTGTCTCTAGTTTGTATCAAGTAGATAGCATTCCCTGACACTATCTCAGCCTCTTGGCATTTGGTAGAAGTAGGTAAATCAGACTTAATACACAAGCCTTGCTATGAGGACATTTTGCTATATAACTTTTAACTATATTGACTGGCTTTTCATACAGATTATTGTATGATGGACAGAGTGTACTAATTGATGTGAATATACctattcatttaatctttatcattataaaaagTTAATGAATAACATTCTGATTTATTTATCAAGTGCTTAAATGTTTGATAGTATGTTAGTCTGATGTTATCACTTTTTGGACAGCTAACAAATggggtgtgaacctgggaggctacAAGCCAATGCTGATTTTTGCGGATGCTTCCACATTGTTATCCTAAGAGTTATTGTGTGTGTTATTAGATAGTGTTACTAGGCAACAGCTCTTTGTTCTGTTTACTGGGACAGTAATATTCCCTCTCTCCCTGCATCTTTTTTCCCCATGAGCAGGGCTCCCAGTTTTTCAAGCCTGAATTGTTTTCCaatcaaagtgaagagacagtCTGTGGATGTTGAATATGCAAGGAactgaagagagagagattagaagAGAGACTTCTCCAGGTGAGTGAGCAAGGGACAAGCGGTGGGAGAAATAGCCAGCCAACAGGAAGCCTTTGGAAATTATAGAAGATAAGCTGGGTGAGGCTCAGGAGATAAAATAACTGTCTCTTATGGGGAtgttgggggcaggggtgggtgaACATATCTGGAGCCAACTTTTTCCCAGTAgtaattttattctcatttctaGCATTTTCCTGTTTACATTCTCCCAGTCTCCACTCTGGATACAAAGCATTCATGTTTCCTGTCTTGCCCTAATCGTAGCCTATGTGttggttgttgtttttcatttatctCCATTGTCTCATTCTCTTGCTCCTTGGGTGTCTGTAGCTACCCCTTCCATGGGATTTCCTCATTAATGGTAATCATATTTCCCTGATACATATCTCTTCTACCAGTTGCAACTCTTAAGTTACTTGCCACATTTGTTGTTACTGGCCCTTCATCATAGGCCATTACTGAGGCCTGCCAAAAGTTAAGGTCAGGGGCCTTCACTCTGCCCTGTATAGGAGATATTCATTCTGCTCTTTTCTTTCAGGCTGGGTAAACAAGAACAAGCCTGCCCCAGAGCAGGATGTCTGTAAAACTGACTCATCAGGGATAGTAGCAAAGAGATTCCAAGAGGATGAATACCAAGAttctacatttgaaaaaaaatatgcaTGTGAGGGCGTGAAGGAAAACTCTCCTAGGGAGATTGCTGAATCATGCCTTTTCCAGGAAGGAGGTTTTGGGGGAATAACTTTCATCCACAAAGAAGCACCCCCTGAAATTAGTAGTCAAAACTATAATTTTGAGAAAAGCTTGCTTTTGACCTCAAGCCTTGTTACACGTCTCAGGGTTTCTACAGAAGAGAGTCTGCATCAGCGGGAAACAAGTAATGTACACACCAATGATTTTTCAGACCAAAGTAAATGTCCAACTCTCTTCACACAGAAGAAATCTTggaaatgtaatgaatgtggaaaaacCTTTACTCAGGGCTCATCCCTTACCCAACACCAGAGAACTCATACTGGAGAGAGACCCTATGCATGtgaggaatgtgggaaagcctttagtCGTAGTTCATTCCTTGTTGAACATCAAAGAATTCACACTGGAGTGAAACCATATGGATGTGAGCAGTGTGGGAAAACATTTCGATGTCGATCATTTCTTACTCAGCATCAAagagttcacactggagagaaaccttataaatgtaatgaatgtgggaatTCCTTCCGCAATCACTCACATCTCACTGAACaccagagaattcacactggagagaaaccttataaatgtaatagatgTGGGAAGGCATTCAATCAGAATACACACCTTATTCAtcatcagagaattcacactggtgAGAAGCCTTATGTATGCAGTGAATGTGGCTCTTCTTTTCGAAAACACTCAAATCTTATAcaacatcagagaattcacactgggGAAAAACCCCATAAATGTGATGAATGTGGGAAAACTTTCCAAACAAAGGCAAACCTCTCTcagcatcagagaattcatactggagagaaaccctataaatgtaaagaat
The sequence above is drawn from the Rhinopithecus roxellana isolate Shanxi Qingling chromosome 1, ASM756505v1, whole genome shotgun sequence genome and encodes:
- the ZNF502 gene encoding zinc finger protein 502, whose translation is MLNMQGTEEREIRRETSPGWVNKNKPAPEQDVCKTDSSGIVAKRFQEDEYQDSTFEKKYACEGVKENSPREIAESCLFQEGGFGGITFIHKEAPPEISSQNYNFEKSLLLTSSLVTRLRVSTEESLHQRETSNVHTNDFSDQSKCPTLFTQKKSWKCNECGKTFTQGSSLTQHQRTHTGERPYACEECGKAFSRSSFLVEHQRIHTGVKPYGCEQCGKTFRCRSFLTQHQRVHTGEKPYKCNECGNSFRNHSHLTEHQRIHTGEKPYKCNRCGKAFNQNTHLIHHQRIHTGEKPYVCSECGSSFRKHSNLIQHQRIHTGEKPHKCDECGKTFQTKANLSQHQRIHTGEKPYKCKECGKAFCQSPSLIKHQRIHTGEKPYKCKECGKAFTQSTPLTKHQRIHTGERPYKCSECGKAFIQSICLIRHQRSHTGEKPYKCNECGKGFNQNTCLTQHMRIHTGEKPYKCKECGKAFAHSSSLTEHHRTHTGEKLYKCSECEKTFRKYAHLSEHYRIHTGEKPYECIECGKFFRHSSVLFRHQKLHSGE